TTGTTCTTTGCATCGCGAAGTTCAAACTGAACCGATTGACGTTTCATCGCGCGGCGCACTTTTACACAAAACGGGCATGCTTCGAATTGGTATAACGTGTGCGTTTTTGCTTGCTCATTCACTTTGCTTTGCTCTTCTTGAGAACGCTTCACACCACGAGGGCTGAAAACAAAATTCAATAGCAAAATGACGCGACCTAAGAACCAACGGATAAACTTCATAACTCTCTCTACATATTTAAAATTAGCGTTACAATTTGCAGCATTATATACACAAGTATTGCCAGATGCTCGCAACAAACCACTAATATCTATTTTGTCCGTTCGATC
This genomic window from Vibrio toranzoniae contains:
- a CDS encoding glutaredoxin family protein; its protein translation is MKFIRWFLGRVILLLNFVFSPRGVKRSQEEQSKVNEQAKTHTLYQFEACPFCVKVRRAMKRQSVQFELRDAKNNEQHRAELEAGGGRVKVPCLRIEKDGKTEWMYESSDIVSYLEKQFA